From a single Populus trichocarpa isolate Nisqually-1 chromosome 17, P.trichocarpa_v4.1, whole genome shotgun sequence genomic region:
- the LOC18107096 gene encoding UDP-glucuronate 4-epimerase 6 — translation MASPPHTSKTLKLERYNSYLRRLHSTKVLNASSKLIFRVTLLIALVLILFFTLNYPPLSDKNPNHAHLHHHNFLSAALFTSSAGGDAWEKQVRHSSTPKKPNGLSVLVTGAAGFVGSHCSIALKKRGDGVLGLDNFNSYYDPSLKRARQKLLLKNQVFIVEGDLNDASLLTKLFDVVPFTHILHLAAQAGVRYAMQNPQSYVSSNIAGFVNLLEVAKTANPQPAIVWASSSSVYGLNTQVPFSELDRTDQPASLYAATKKAGEEIAHTYNHIYGLSLTGLRFFTVYGPWGRPDMAYFFFTKDILQGKPIDVYQTQDKKQVARDFTYIDDVVKGCLGALDTAEKSTGSGGKKKGPAQLRVYNLGNTSPVPVGKLVSILEGLLRTKARKHVIKMPRNGDVPYTHANVTLAYRDFGYKPTTDLATGLRKFVKWYVDYYGIQTRVKKDSDINSEHPEESV, via the coding sequence ATGGCTTCACCGCCCCACACAAGCAAGACCCTAAAGCTAGAGCGTTACAATAGCTACCTTCGCAGGCTACATAGCACAAAGGTGCTGAATGCCTCTTCAAAACTTATCTTCCGTGTCACGCTTCTTATTGCTCTTGTCTTGATTCTCTTTTTTACCCTTAATTACCCTCCACTCTCTGATAAAAATCCCAATCATGCCCATCTCCACCACCACAACTTCCTTTCCGCTGCCCTTTTCACCTCCTCCGCTGGCGGTGATGCCTGGGAGAAACAAGTCCGCCACTCCTCCACTCCAAAAAAGCCAAATGGGCTCTCGGTTTTAGTAACTGGGGCAGCTGGTTTTGTTGGCTCTCATTGCTCTATTGCTCTAAAGAAAAGAGGTGATGGGGTTCTTGGTTTAGACAACTTCAACAGTTACTATGACCCTTCACTTAAAAGAGCAAGACAAAAGCTTCTATTGAAAAACCAAGTTTTCATTGTTGAAGGTGACTTGAACGATGCCTCATTGTTAACAAAGCTTTTTGATGTTGTTCCCTTCACGCATATACTCCATCTTGCAGCACAAGCTGGGGTTCGTTATGCCATGCAAAACCCACAATCCTACGTGAGTTCAAACATTGCAGGTTTTGTCAATCTTCTTGAAGTTGCAAAAACTGCAAATCCACAGCCGGCTATTGTGTGGGCATCTTCAAGCTCAGTTTATGGGTTAAACACTCAAGTTCCTTTCTCTGAATTGGATAGAACAGACCAACCAGCAAGTCTTTATGCAGCTACCAAGAAAGCAGGAGAAGAAATTGCACATACTTATAATCATATTTATGGTCTTTCACTCACTGGATTAAGATTCTTTACAGTCTATGGTCCATGGGGTAGACCTGATATGGCTTATTTCTTTTTCACGAAAGATATCTTGCAAGGCAAACCAATTGATGTGTATCAAACTCAAGATAAGAAGCAAGTAGCTCGTGACTTCACTtatattgatgatgttgtcAAAGGGTGTCTAGGGGCTTTGGACACGGCGGAGAAAAGCACAGGAAGCGGTGGCAAGAAGAAAGGACCTGCCCAATTGAGAGTTTACAATCTTGGCAACACCTCGCCGGTTCCTGTTGGGAAATTGGTGTCAATATTAGAAGGCTTACTGCGTACAAAAGCAAGGAAGCATGTGATCAAGATGCCAAGAAATGGGGATGTGCCTTATACACATGCTAATGTCACTCTGGCATACAGGGATTTTGGGTACAAACCTACCACAGATTTAGCTACTGGGTTGAGAAAATTTGTAAAGTGGTACGTTGATTATTATGGGATTCAGACAAGGGTAAAGAAGGATAGTGATATCAACAGTGAGCATCCCGAGGAATCAGTTTAA